A single window of Rubripirellula lacrimiformis DNA harbors:
- a CDS encoding sigma-54-dependent transcriptional regulator, with protein sequence MNSKRDSAVPVILVVDDEPSICWGLEKLLTGSAMPTKTKFDVVTASSAEEGLAKAAERNVALVVLDVRLPGEDGISALPKFRAATDDAPIIVMTAFGDLQTAVSAIQGGATDYLTKPFSLDAALVACKQALRRHFRDDADDSSTSDDASGTESQVSAEDDQALQTAAAMLVGRSPAMQQVFRQIALVADSDLSVLITGETGTGKELVAAAIHRHSRRCDRPYLAVAPATFSETVVESELFGHVKGAFTGANEDRKGLFELADGGTVLLDEIGDLNRSTQVKLLRVIEQGEFTAVGDVRPRRCDVRIIAATNRDLQTAIDDGSFREDLMYRLAAVSIRLPPLRQRHGDLPLLCEYFLRRLGYPDAGKAIDAGLQRQLELRPWDGNVRELRNAVEHASVIARGRPLTLDDFPPPQTARNAPWAVQSDPYGSGGPGYDVADGTHESSPLDSPLAQAAETWTRQQLDSSGQDNIDDLHERLLAATEPAVLKVVLEHTDGNRAAAAKILGIHRGTLRDRIKRYGEDTADDDGNEPGRQE encoded by the coding sequence GTGAATTCCAAACGTGATTCTGCCGTACCCGTGATTCTGGTCGTTGATGATGAACCATCGATTTGCTGGGGACTGGAAAAACTGCTGACCGGATCGGCAATGCCGACGAAGACCAAGTTTGATGTGGTTACAGCATCGTCGGCCGAAGAAGGTTTGGCCAAGGCGGCCGAGCGGAACGTGGCATTGGTCGTATTGGACGTTCGTTTGCCGGGCGAAGATGGAATTTCGGCGCTGCCGAAGTTTCGCGCCGCGACCGATGATGCCCCAATCATCGTGATGACCGCATTCGGTGATCTGCAAACAGCGGTGTCCGCGATCCAGGGCGGTGCGACGGACTATCTGACCAAACCGTTCTCGCTGGACGCCGCACTGGTAGCCTGCAAACAAGCACTGCGTCGACACTTTCGTGACGATGCCGATGATTCGTCCACGTCGGACGATGCCAGCGGTACAGAGTCGCAGGTGTCGGCGGAAGATGACCAAGCACTGCAAACCGCCGCCGCGATGCTGGTCGGCCGATCACCGGCGATGCAGCAGGTTTTTCGGCAAATCGCGTTGGTAGCCGACAGCGATCTTTCGGTGCTGATCACCGGCGAAACCGGCACAGGAAAGGAACTGGTGGCCGCCGCCATCCATCGCCACAGCCGACGTTGCGATCGCCCCTACCTAGCGGTGGCGCCCGCAACGTTCAGCGAAACCGTCGTGGAAAGCGAACTGTTCGGGCACGTCAAAGGGGCCTTCACCGGTGCCAATGAAGACCGCAAAGGATTGTTCGAATTGGCCGATGGTGGCACCGTGCTATTGGACGAAATCGGCGACCTGAATCGATCCACCCAAGTCAAACTGCTGCGAGTGATCGAACAGGGGGAATTCACGGCAGTGGGCGATGTCCGACCTCGCCGCTGCGATGTCCGGATCATCGCAGCAACCAACCGTGACCTGCAGACGGCGATCGACGATGGATCGTTTCGCGAAGATTTGATGTATCGGTTGGCTGCGGTTTCCATTCGCCTGCCCCCGCTGCGACAACGTCACGGCGACCTGCCACTGCTATGCGAATACTTCCTTCGGCGACTGGGGTATCCGGATGCCGGCAAAGCGATCGATGCAGGCCTGCAACGTCAACTCGAGCTCCGCCCCTGGGATGGCAACGTACGCGAACTTCGCAATGCGGTCGAACATGCTTCGGTGATCGCCCGCGGACGACCGTTGACGTTGGACGATTTTCCTCCGCCGCAAACAGCGCGAAACGCACCCTGGGCAGTGCAATCCGATCCCTATGGATCCGGCGGCCCGGGCTATGACGTAGCCGATGGGACGCATGAATCTTCTCCACTGGATTCGCCACTAGCGCAAGCGGCCGAAACCTGGACTCGCCAACAACTGGACAGTTCCGGACAGGACAACATCGACGATCTACACGAACGACTGTTGGCTGCCACCGAACCGGCCGTCCTGAAGGTCGTGCTAGAACACACCGACGGGAATCGTGCTGCGGCCGCCAAGATTCTGGGAATCCATCGCGGCACACTGCGGGATCGGATCAAACGCTATGGCGAAGACACCGCCGATGACGATGGGAACGAACCAGGTCGACAGGAATGA
- a CDS encoding adenine phosphoribosyltransferase, with the protein MVDLSKFIREIPDYPKPGILFRDITPMLADPEALAAAAKAMAEPYVGEKIDIVAAAEARGFIFAAPLAIQLGAGFVPIRKPGKLPFDLHSFAYELEYGTDELQIHVDGVKPGQRVLLIDDLLATGGTMEACCRLLERCDAEIVGCSFLIHLAQLGGEDRLNPYKCHSVLTYDQDDLENELSPSGRS; encoded by the coding sequence ATGGTTGATCTCTCCAAATTCATTCGCGAAATCCCTGACTATCCCAAGCCCGGAATTTTGTTTCGTGACATCACGCCCATGTTGGCGGACCCCGAAGCGCTGGCCGCCGCCGCCAAGGCGATGGCGGAACCGTACGTGGGCGAAAAGATCGACATCGTGGCGGCTGCCGAAGCACGCGGGTTTATTTTCGCAGCGCCATTGGCGATCCAGTTGGGCGCCGGGTTTGTTCCGATTCGCAAACCTGGCAAACTGCCCTTCGACCTGCATTCCTTTGCCTACGAATTGGAATACGGGACCGACGAACTGCAGATCCACGTCGATGGGGTCAAGCCAGGCCAGCGGGTGTTGTTGATCGACGATCTGTTGGCCACCGGCGGCACGATGGAAGCCTGTTGTCGGCTGCTGGAAAGATGCGATGCCGAAATCGTGGGTTGTTCGTTCTTGATCCATCTTGCCCAACTCGGTGGCGAGGACCGGTTGAATCCGTACAAGTGTCATTCGGTTTTGACCTATGACCAGGACGACCTCGAAAACGAACTCAGCCCGTCCGGCCGCAGCTAA
- the xseA gene encoding exodeoxyribonuclease VII large subunit has translation MNATAENAVSVSELTHHIKAILEGTFPSIWVSGEVSDLSRPRSGHLYFTLKDDNAHIRGVIWRGTAARLGVDIADGQSVFCFGDVEVYAARGTYQLVIRKVQNQGVGALQQAFEKLQAKLHAEGLFAAERKRPLPRHPRRIGVITSPSGAAIRDFLEAASARFKGVELFIIPAIVQGPTAAKSIVSAIAKAHRYRPTLDALILTRGGGSLEDLWCFNEEPVVRSVAAATIPTVSAVGHEIDITLCDLAADVRALTPTDAATRILPDAKMFDRSVLELQRRLQRSAQHMIQSRRERLEYLAERPAIRKPHQIVHLRSRSLDEWDARARRVMFSKIKLGQAKLAAQAAALSALSPLNVLTRGYSVTLDEQGNAVENANQVQPGDVLRTRVHQGQIESVVRTVHPD, from the coding sequence ATGAATGCGACCGCAGAAAATGCTGTTTCGGTCAGTGAACTGACTCACCACATCAAAGCGATCTTAGAGGGAACCTTTCCTTCGATTTGGGTTTCCGGAGAAGTATCCGACCTGTCGCGTCCACGAAGTGGGCACCTCTACTTCACCCTGAAAGACGACAACGCACACATCCGCGGTGTGATTTGGCGTGGCACCGCCGCTCGGCTGGGCGTCGACATTGCCGACGGACAATCGGTGTTCTGCTTTGGCGATGTCGAAGTCTATGCGGCTCGCGGCACCTACCAATTGGTCATCCGCAAGGTCCAAAACCAGGGCGTCGGAGCACTGCAGCAGGCCTTTGAAAAGCTGCAAGCGAAACTGCATGCCGAAGGACTGTTTGCGGCCGAGCGGAAGCGACCGCTGCCGCGGCATCCGCGCCGAATCGGCGTGATCACCAGCCCCAGCGGCGCCGCGATCCGCGACTTCCTAGAAGCCGCCTCCGCTCGCTTCAAAGGCGTGGAACTGTTCATCATCCCAGCCATCGTGCAAGGGCCCACCGCTGCCAAGTCGATCGTCAGCGCGATCGCCAAAGCCCATCGATACCGCCCCACCCTGGACGCGTTGATCCTGACCCGCGGGGGCGGCAGTCTGGAAGACCTATGGTGCTTTAACGAGGAACCCGTGGTTCGATCGGTCGCCGCCGCAACCATCCCCACCGTGTCGGCGGTGGGTCACGAGATCGACATCACGCTGTGCGATCTCGCCGCCGATGTCCGCGCCCTGACACCGACCGACGCCGCGACGCGCATTCTGCCGGACGCCAAGATGTTTGACCGATCCGTCTTGGAACTGCAGCGACGGCTACAACGCAGTGCCCAGCACATGATCCAGTCGCGCCGCGAACGATTGGAATACTTGGCCGAACGTCCCGCCATCCGCAAACCGCATCAGATCGTCCACCTGCGTTCGCGATCCCTGGACGAATGGGACGCCCGAGCAAGACGGGTCATGTTTTCCAAAATCAAACTGGGGCAGGCAAAACTTGCCGCCCAAGCCGCAGCGCTGTCGGCACTGTCGCCGCTAAACGTGCTGACACGCGGTTACAGCGTCACCCTGGATGAGCAAGGCAACGCGGTCGAAAACGCCAACCAAGTCCAGCCCGGCGACGTTTTGCGAACCAGGGTCCATCAAGGCCAAATCGAATCGGTCGTTCGCACCGTCCACCCCGATTGA
- a CDS encoding SHD1 domain-containing protein, producing MRTVLLLLFAAMWPCSAANAREWVDATGQFRIEAKLVVLHGAKVVLEKIDGSIISIPVAKLSQSDQAFLKTRPKAVGTAAPTAGGGNTALGPSPALSVGHDEIALASDTERILRKACYRCHGEDGTSEGGFNFVVNLGKLAKTIAKPGEDSLLIERITADDDSVMPPVGEDPRLTAAEMTTIQKWFAAGSPAVVTESERAFLTNEQVVAFIDADIQKQHERSQRFIRYFTLTHLYNAGVSEDELQTYRNAFAKLLNSLSWNADLIMPKAIDPARTIFRLDMREVHWDQSIWETIEQANPYFLRLSSANAKSCFERAETEMPYVRIDWFVHAASKPPLYHSVLAMPTTDADLEDMLRVNVQSNIEQETAIRAAFNRSGVSQNNRLIEWHKSPYGSYWKSYDFGGNTGHQNLFQYPLGPDNGADSFRHDGGEIIFTLPNGLQGYLLTDANGNRIDQGPTQIVSDPKRADRTVTNGVSCMSCHYAGVIPKKDEIGTAVRGNRSAFQDADDILALYRESDELDRIIQRDGRRFSAVLDRLGITSLSRSGESISAMSVRFVQDIDLQQVACEFGLQPDDFLKRLENATRVARIFSPLQVAGGTIKRDVFKDMFAEACIDLRLSDDDNLTASRQYLNRPETARRSLRPDSMPAADRGRATLNRTRSRTSSPGRQSVPKLRQTARFSDLSWGVKSLAFDPRHSFVVAGRPDRKITLFDFANGSVVQEFEKLELLQSVTCCAYSPDGSQMLAGGNTGHIAIFSVARDGRLEPSGQFAGHSKEIKCMAISSDGRHAMTGGSEKKSRYWEIRTGQEIGLVTGFEGAVKAVHISRDGRTLLATDGGVLIEYDIRSGKVNSQRPLTRSWASGQAAAFSKDGSWLAVGDTYNIRIWDLETFRELPPLIGKEISWTMQFSPDGKYLLSGGRAKVELWDFQRQSRLFQYAIGSGYVQVLDVSPDGQDIAAVGTIGSDLEVIRLDD from the coding sequence ATGCGAACTGTACTGCTACTTTTGTTCGCAGCGATGTGGCCCTGTTCGGCGGCCAATGCACGGGAATGGGTTGATGCGACGGGACAGTTTCGGATCGAAGCCAAGTTGGTGGTCCTGCACGGGGCCAAGGTCGTTCTGGAGAAAATCGACGGTTCGATTATCAGCATCCCCGTCGCAAAGCTTAGCCAGTCGGATCAAGCGTTCCTGAAAACCAGGCCGAAGGCGGTCGGCACTGCAGCGCCGACCGCCGGCGGTGGCAACACGGCCCTTGGACCTTCCCCGGCGCTATCGGTGGGACACGACGAAATCGCGTTGGCCAGCGATACCGAACGCATCCTTCGCAAAGCCTGCTACCGTTGCCACGGTGAAGACGGAACCAGCGAAGGCGGTTTCAACTTCGTCGTCAATCTTGGGAAACTTGCCAAGACGATCGCCAAGCCGGGCGAAGACTCGCTGTTGATCGAACGCATCACCGCCGATGACGATAGCGTGATGCCACCGGTGGGCGAGGATCCGCGTTTGACCGCTGCGGAGATGACGACGATTCAGAAATGGTTCGCCGCCGGGTCGCCTGCCGTCGTGACCGAGTCCGAACGGGCTTTCCTGACCAACGAACAGGTGGTGGCGTTCATCGATGCTGACATTCAAAAGCAGCATGAACGTTCACAGCGATTCATCCGGTACTTTACTCTGACGCATCTGTACAACGCGGGCGTCAGCGAAGACGAACTGCAAACCTATCGAAACGCGTTTGCAAAGCTTCTGAATAGTTTGTCATGGAATGCCGATCTGATCATGCCGAAGGCGATCGATCCCGCCCGAACGATCTTTCGGCTAGACATGCGAGAGGTGCATTGGGATCAATCGATTTGGGAGACGATTGAACAAGCCAATCCCTACTTTTTACGACTCTCGTCAGCCAACGCGAAGTCCTGCTTTGAACGCGCCGAAACCGAGATGCCGTACGTGCGCATCGACTGGTTCGTCCATGCCGCATCCAAGCCGCCGCTGTATCACAGCGTGTTGGCCATGCCGACGACGGATGCCGATTTGGAAGACATGCTGCGCGTCAACGTGCAATCGAATATCGAGCAAGAGACTGCGATACGTGCCGCCTTCAATCGGTCCGGCGTGTCGCAGAACAATCGGCTGATCGAATGGCATAAGTCGCCCTACGGGTCGTACTGGAAAAGCTATGATTTCGGCGGCAACACAGGACATCAGAATCTGTTTCAGTATCCGCTTGGACCAGACAACGGTGCGGATTCTTTTCGCCACGATGGGGGCGAAATTATCTTTACGCTGCCCAATGGTCTGCAGGGGTATCTGTTGACCGATGCGAATGGGAACCGGATCGATCAGGGGCCCACCCAGATCGTCAGCGATCCGAAACGTGCCGATCGAACGGTCACCAATGGTGTGTCCTGTATGTCCTGTCACTACGCCGGCGTGATCCCGAAAAAGGATGAAATTGGAACGGCCGTGCGGGGCAATCGATCGGCCTTTCAGGACGCGGACGACATCTTGGCGTTGTATCGTGAATCGGATGAATTGGACCGAATCATCCAGCGGGACGGACGCCGGTTTTCAGCCGTTTTGGACCGGTTGGGAATCACCAGTCTAAGCCGTAGCGGCGAATCGATCTCGGCGATGTCCGTCCGCTTCGTCCAGGACATTGATCTACAGCAAGTGGCCTGTGAGTTTGGGCTGCAACCGGATGATTTTTTGAAGCGGTTGGAAAATGCGACGCGCGTGGCTCGCATCTTCAGTCCGCTGCAGGTCGCCGGTGGCACGATCAAACGGGATGTTTTCAAGGACATGTTTGCCGAGGCCTGTATCGATCTGCGATTAAGCGATGATGACAACCTGACTGCGTCGCGGCAGTACCTGAACCGACCGGAGACGGCAAGACGCAGTCTCCGCCCGGACAGCATGCCTGCGGCCGACCGCGGGCGTGCGACGTTGAATCGGACACGCAGTCGCACCAGTTCACCAGGACGGCAATCGGTTCCCAAACTGAGGCAAACGGCTCGGTTTTCGGATCTCAGCTGGGGCGTCAAATCTTTGGCATTCGATCCGCGGCACTCGTTTGTGGTCGCCGGTCGGCCCGATCGAAAGATCACGCTGTTTGATTTCGCCAATGGCAGCGTGGTCCAGGAGTTTGAAAAGTTGGAACTGCTGCAGTCGGTTACCTGTTGCGCCTATTCGCCGGACGGATCCCAGATGCTGGCTGGCGGGAACACCGGACACATTGCAATCTTTTCGGTTGCTCGCGATGGGCGGTTGGAACCGAGCGGGCAGTTCGCCGGGCATTCCAAAGAAATCAAATGCATGGCCATTTCGTCCGACGGACGGCATGCGATGACCGGCGGTAGCGAGAAAAAGAGTCGCTACTGGGAAATCAGAACCGGCCAGGAAATTGGATTGGTGACCGGTTTTGAAGGCGCCGTCAAAGCGGTCCACATTTCCCGCGACGGCAGGACGCTGTTGGCGACGGACGGCGGTGTGTTGATTGAATACGACATCCGCAGCGGCAAGGTGAACAGCCAGCGGCCGCTGACTCGTTCCTGGGCGTCTGGTCAGGCGGCCGCGTTTTCGAAGGATGGATCATGGTTGGCGGTTGGCGACACGTACAACATCCGAATTTGGGACCTGGAAACGTTCCGTGAACTGCCTCCACTGATCGGCAAAGAGATCAGCTGGACGATGCAATTTTCGCCCGATGGAAAGTACCTGCTCAGCGGCGGCCGTGCCAAAGTGGAACTGTGGGATTTCCAGCGACAGTCTCGATTGTTCCAGTACGCGATCGGCAGCGGGTATGTGCAAGTGCTGGATGTATCACCCGACGGTCAGGACATCGCAGCGGTCGGCACCATCGGTAGCGATTTGGAAGTCATCCGCTTGGACGACTAA
- the fliG gene encoding flagellar motor switch protein FliG: MAGNNIGVFDETGLRKAAILLMSMPVKAAAKILGQLPPRYIEAISIMIAQTESVGGDDQEIVIAEFLTCKASSLYASPGGLERAKELIREALGRDSIEMIGNLQQTIEAMPFGFIKKVDSQTLLQFIGDEHPQTIALLLSHCPGNYAAEVLAGLEPDKQLEVIRRIASIGRTSPEAVAELELGLEMRLSSMVNQSQSNTGGVESVAEILNVCERSIERTIMESLGREDPELSDEIRRLMFVFEDISKLADRDIQALLKNVETAQWAMSLKGASQQLQEKVMRNMSTRAAENLKEEMEYLGSVRVSEVEGVQQKIVDIVRHLEDTGEISRPTGEEEEEYVS; encoded by the coding sequence ATGGCAGGAAACAACATCGGGGTGTTCGACGAAACAGGGCTGCGGAAAGCAGCGATCCTGTTGATGAGCATGCCGGTCAAAGCGGCCGCCAAGATCCTGGGTCAATTGCCGCCACGATACATCGAAGCGATCAGCATCATGATCGCGCAGACCGAATCGGTCGGCGGTGACGATCAGGAAATCGTGATTGCCGAGTTTTTGACCTGCAAAGCGAGTTCGCTGTATGCCAGTCCAGGCGGCCTGGAACGTGCCAAGGAACTGATCCGCGAAGCGCTCGGTCGCGATTCGATCGAGATGATCGGCAACTTGCAGCAGACAATCGAGGCGATGCCGTTCGGCTTTATCAAAAAGGTCGATTCGCAAACGCTGCTGCAATTTATCGGGGATGAACATCCGCAAACCATTGCGCTGCTGCTGAGTCATTGTCCGGGCAACTACGCCGCCGAAGTTCTGGCTGGTCTGGAACCGGACAAGCAATTGGAAGTCATCCGCCGCATCGCATCGATTGGTCGAACCAGTCCGGAAGCCGTTGCCGAGTTGGAACTTGGTTTGGAAATGCGATTGTCCAGCATGGTCAATCAAAGCCAAAGCAATACCGGTGGCGTGGAAAGCGTCGCCGAGATCTTGAACGTGTGTGAGCGGTCGATCGAACGCACGATCATGGAATCGCTAGGGCGCGAAGATCCCGAACTGTCGGACGAAATTCGCCGCTTGATGTTCGTCTTCGAAGACATTAGCAAGTTGGCCGATCGCGACATCCAGGCGCTGCTGAAGAACGTCGAAACGGCGCAGTGGGCCATGTCGCTGAAGGGAGCCAGCCAGCAGTTGCAAGAGAAGGTGATGCGCAACATGAGCACGCGGGCGGCGGAGAATCTGAAGGAGGAAATGGAATACCTGGGCAGTGTCCGTGTCAGCGAAGTCGAAGGGGTCCAACAAAAGATCGTCGACATCGTCCGGCATCTGGAAGACACCGGGGAAATTTCACGTCCAACCGGCGAAGAAGAAGAGGAATACGTTTCCTAG